A single Crateriforma conspicua DNA region contains:
- a CDS encoding TIGR03067 domain-containing protein: MKTMLILFAAGILAAFAVKDSADSDLKRMQGEWTAIDDEETVVMVVAKNNLEYRNPKTGEWFKAEFSLDPSTSPKQINAMIKEGAIDEFKGKESLGIYRFADGRLEIAACRPGETEGPKDFDDPRCRRLEFTHD, encoded by the coding sequence ATGAAAACGATGCTGATTCTTTTTGCCGCCGGAATACTGGCGGCTTTCGCGGTGAAGGATTCCGCCGATTCGGATCTGAAGCGGATGCAAGGTGAATGGACCGCAATCGACGACGAAGAAACGGTCGTGATGGTGGTCGCCAAAAACAACTTGGAATATCGCAACCCGAAAACAGGCGAATGGTTCAAGGCAGAATTCAGTTTGGATCCGTCCACATCGCCCAAACAAATCAACGCGATGATCAAGGAGGGTGCGATCGACGAATTCAAAGGCAAAGAATCGCTGGGCATCTATCGATTCGCCGATGGTCGCCTGGAAATCGCCGCCTGCCGCCCCGGTGAAACCGAGGGCCCCAAAGACTTTGATGACCCGCGATGCCGCCGCTTGGAATTCACCCACGACTGA
- a CDS encoding sulfatase, with protein sequence MLLILADDLGWADLGCYGNPWFETPHLDRLASEGVRFTQAYSAAPICSASRASLLTGKSTARLGFEFVTKDRPGYQPVVAPLRAPPFTLDLPLREVTVAECLRDAGYETAFFGKWHLNRHHERYLGWSPTHGPAKQGFQVAEEDFGCHPYSYYSDHAKRGWVEIPDGEFPVDSMTRRAIGFLKKPHAGPFFLMVSHFYVHTPVHTRVKWLYDRCLAKIPEGHPRREALANYGAMVTTLDHHVGELLAALDASGHADTTLVVFTSDNGGHPEYAGNAPLRGSKWNLYEGGIRVPFLARWPGKTPPGETSAAMVTGTDLFPTFAEVGKASLPGNLDGQSVVPVFLNPESSLQPMPVVWHFPYYHPERRFAKTPRAIGIDDGYTSQTRPHSAMRSGSWKLMHFYEDGRDELYHLPTDLSEQTERSQSDPAMAKQFRADLEHALKQRKARMPIPHPDWQSPSQ encoded by the coding sequence GTGCTGCTGATTTTGGCCGACGATTTGGGGTGGGCGGATTTGGGGTGTTACGGCAACCCATGGTTTGAAACGCCTCATTTGGATCGTTTGGCATCCGAGGGCGTTCGTTTCACTCAGGCTTATTCCGCGGCACCGATTTGTTCCGCTTCACGAGCCAGTTTGCTGACGGGAAAATCCACCGCTCGACTGGGGTTCGAATTCGTCACCAAGGACAGGCCCGGATACCAGCCGGTGGTGGCCCCGCTGCGTGCGCCGCCCTTCACCTTGGATCTTCCGCTGAGGGAAGTCACCGTCGCGGAATGCCTTCGCGATGCAGGGTATGAAACCGCGTTTTTCGGTAAGTGGCATTTGAATCGCCACCACGAACGATATTTGGGTTGGAGCCCGACGCATGGTCCCGCGAAGCAAGGGTTCCAGGTCGCCGAGGAGGATTTCGGTTGTCATCCCTATTCCTACTACAGCGACCATGCAAAGCGTGGTTGGGTCGAAATACCCGACGGTGAATTTCCGGTCGATTCAATGACCCGGCGGGCGATCGGTTTTTTGAAGAAGCCGCACGCTGGTCCGTTCTTCTTGATGGTGTCACACTTTTACGTGCACACGCCCGTTCATACTCGGGTGAAGTGGCTTTATGATCGCTGTTTGGCAAAAATCCCAGAAGGTCATCCGCGGCGTGAAGCGTTGGCAAATTACGGGGCCATGGTGACGACCCTTGATCATCATGTGGGTGAATTGTTGGCAGCGTTGGATGCATCCGGGCACGCAGATACCACTCTGGTCGTGTTCACATCGGACAATGGCGGGCATCCTGAGTATGCCGGCAACGCTCCGCTTCGCGGGTCCAAATGGAATTTGTACGAAGGCGGCATTCGGGTGCCTTTTCTAGCTCGGTGGCCTGGGAAAACGCCGCCAGGGGAAACCTCCGCTGCCATGGTGACGGGCACCGATCTGTTTCCGACCTTTGCGGAGGTGGGGAAGGCGTCACTGCCGGGCAATTTGGACGGCCAGTCGGTTGTGCCCGTGTTCTTGAACCCCGAATCATCGCTTCAGCCGATGCCCGTGGTTTGGCACTTTCCGTACTACCATCCGGAGAGACGGTTCGCCAAAACGCCGCGAGCCATCGGGATCGATGATGGGTACACCAGTCAAACGCGTCCTCATTCGGCGATGCGTTCGGGATCATGGAAGCTAATGCACTTTTATGAAGACGGCCGAGACGAACTGTACCATTTGCCCACCGACTTGTCGGAACAGACGGAACGATCACAAAGCGATCCCGCGATGGCGAAGCAGTTTCGTGCTGACCTGGAACATGCGTTGAAGCAGCGCAAGGCTCGCATGCCGATACCGCATCCCGATTGGCAGTCGCCGTCACAGTGA